GGCGGCGGTCGCGGCGGCTTCCTCGCCGGCCGCGGGAGCGGCCACGGCGGCGACCTCTTCCTTAACCTGGGTGACGTGCACCACGATGTGCTCGGCATCGTCGAGGATCTTGAGGTCGGATCCGACCTTCAAGTCTTTGACGTGCACGGCCTGGTTGAGCTCGAGGCCGGTGACGTCCACCTCGATGAACTGAGGGATGTGGGTCGGCAGGGCCTTCACGCTCAGGACGCGCAGCTCATGCTGGAGGATCCCGCCCGAGTTCTTGACCCCGGGGGCCTCGCCCATGATCTGAAGGGGCACCTTGGCCTCGATCTCCTGCGTAAGCAAAATCCTTTGAAAGTCGGCATGGACCAGCCGCTCGGTCACGGGATGGCGCTGGAGCTCCTTGACGATCACGGTCTCCTGCGCCTTGCCCAGCTGAAGATGGAGGATGGCGTTGACTCCGCCTTTCTTGCGCGCGGCCAGCAGCTCCTTCTCCGAGAGAGCCACCTGGACCGGGGGCTTGTCGCCTCCATAGATCACGGCCGGTATCTTGGCCGCGGCCCGCAAGGTGGACAGCTCTCCTTTGGTGTTTTTTCCGTCCCGTTTCTCGACGACTAGCTTAAGCTCTTCCATGGTGTCTTCTCCCAGATGCGGCTACACGAACAGCGCGCTGATCGACTTGCCCTGATGATTGCGCAAAATAGCCTCTCCCATGAGGGAGGCGATGGACAACACCTTGATCTTGCCGCCCTCGAGGTGGTGGACGGGAATGGAGTCGGTGAGGATCATCTCCTCCAAGGCCGACTGCTCCACCAAGTCCCGGGCCGCGCCGGAGAGAACTCCGTGCACGCAAGCCGCGTAGACCTTGAGGGCCCCGGCCTCCCGTATCTTGCCAGCGACCTTGGTGAGGGTGCCGCCCGTGTCCACCATGTCGTCCAAGATGACGCAATTCTTGCCCTTCACGTTCCCGATGATGTTGTAAACCGAGGCCTCGTTGGGCCGGGGCCGGCGCTTGTCGATGATGACGAGGTGGGCGTTCAAGCGCTTGGCGAATGCCCGTGCCCTCTCCACCCCTCCCACGTCCGGAGAGACGATGACGAGGCTGGCGAGCTTCTTCTTGCGGATGTAGTCGAGGAAAACGGGGGCCGCGAACAAATGATCCACGGGGATGTCGAAGAAGCCCTGGATCTGCGAGGCGTGCAGATCCATGGTGATGACGCGGTTGGCCCCGGAGGTCGTGATGAGATTGGCCACGAGCTTGGAGGAGATGGGCACGCGGGGCGCGGTCTTTCTGTCGGCCCGGGCGTAACCGAAGTAGGGAATCACCGCAGTGATGCGCCCGGCCGAGGCCCGGCGCAGGGCATCTATCATGATGAGGAGCTCCATCAGGTTCTCGTTGACCGGCCGGCAGGTCGGCTGCAGCACGTAGCAGTCGAAACCCCTCACGTTCTCGTCTATCTGGACGTTGATCTCCCCATCGGCGAAACGACCCACGTGGGCTTTGCCGCACTCAGCACCCAAGTAGCGGCCGATATCCTCGGCCAAGGGGCGGTTGGCGTTGCCGGAGAAAATCTTAAGCTGCCGGGAGGTCTTGCTAGGCGCGGCGAGGCTTGCCGCGGAGTTGTGCTTCATTCCCATGGATTTCTCCAGAAATTGGGTCTTGGCCATTTCTAAGTCTTGTTGACCTGGCGGGCCCGGGCGATAGCCAGGGCCGCGTCCGGGACGTCCTCCGTTATGGTGGAGCCGGCCCCGATCCGGGCGCCGCGCCCCACCTTGACCGGGGCCACCAGGTTCACGTTGGAGCCCACGAAAGCCTTGGCCGCTATGGTGGTCTTGTGCTTGAGCTTGCCGTCATAATTGCAGGTGATGGTTCCGGCGCCGATGTTGACGTCCTCGTGTATCTCGGCGTCGCCGATGTAGCTCAGATGGTTGACCTTGGAGCCGAAGCCCACCCGAGAGGCCTTGATCTCGGTGAAGTTCCCGATCCGGGCGCGAGGGCCCACCACGGAGTCCGGCCGGATGTTGCTGTAGGGGCCGACCGTGGTCTTCTCGAGAATGCGGCAATTGACCAGCTGGGAAAGGCGAATCTCGCTTTCGTTGCCGATCTGCGCGTGCTCGATGTAGCAGAAAGGACCCACGCGGCAGTGCTTGCCGATCCTGGTCTTGCCCTGGAGGATGGTGAAGGGATGAATGATGGTATCCTGGCCCACCTCCACGTCGGCATCGACGTGGGTGGAGGCAGGGTCGAGCACGGTCACTCCGGAAAGCATCAAGCGCTCCAGGAGCCTGCGGTTCATGACCCTCTCTGCCTGGGCCAGCTGGACGCGGCTGTTGACCCCCAGGACCTCCTCGGAGGTCTGGCTCAAGTAGGCGTTGATCTTGCCGCCCTTGCCGCGGATGAGCTCCATGATGTCGGTCAGGAAATGCTCCTTCTTGGGGCCCTTGGGCCCGATGAGCTTGATCCCCGCCAAGAGGGAATCGAGCTCGAAGCAGTAGGCACCGGAGTTGACCTCGCTGATGCCGAGCTCCTTGTGGCTGGCCACGGATTCCTCGACGATGCGCTGGACGTCTCCCAAGGGCCCTCGCACCACGCGGCCGTAGCCCTTGGGGCTGGCGAGCTTGGCCGTGAGCAAGGTGACCTGGCCTTTCTGCTCCTCATGGCTGCGCACCAGGCCATAGAGGCTCTCGTAGGTCAAAAGGGGAGTGTCGCCGCACAGGACCACTATGGTCTTGAATTTCCTGAGAAAGCCGACCGCCTCGAGCACGGCGTTGCCGCTGCCCAGGGCTTTCTTTTGATGGATGAAGGAGATGGGGCGGTGTATTCCGGTGTCCTTGGATATCTCGGCGACGGCGACCTTGACCCGCTCGGCCTCATGCCCGACCACGACGCCGATCGCCGTGGGCTTCAAGGCGTTGGCCACGCGCAGGACGTAGAAAAGCATGGGGCGGCCGCCGACCTGGTGCAGGACCTTGGGTATGGTGGACTCCATGCGGGTCCCCTCCCCGGCGGCGAGAACCAAGACGGCGAGAGATTTGGCGTTTTTCAGTGGCTGGCTCATAGGTGTCGTAAGGCCCTGTCAAGTAATAATATGATCAATTTGGAGGCCCGAGCTTGAGACGAGTTCGAGGCGCGACGAGGGAGCATAGCGGTAGCTATGTGACCGAGGAGCAACGAAGAAATCGGCCAAGCTCGGGCCTCCCCGTCCCTTTCCAAAATATTGGAAGGGACGGCCCCTTCCAGTATTCTTGGAGAGGGGCCGAAGGGGCCAAGCGTTTTTGGGCTGCGACCGCGTCGCTCGTCGCTCACATACCGCTGTGGGTATGCTCGCTCCTTGCTTCTTGTCTCGCTCCAAAATCGCTTGGCCAAATTGATCATATTATTACTTGACAGGGCCTAAATAAGTTCCCAGGCCTGGACTCGAACCAGGAATAGCGGATTCAAAGTCCGCTGTGTTACCATTACACCACCTGGGAGTCAGAAAGGTTCGCATGATTTGGCCGAGGGAGCTTCTTTTTTGATCTCGGCCTCGTAACAGGCCATGACTTTGTCCTCCAGCAGCTTGCGGAACTCCATGTTGATGGGGTGGGCTATGTCCTTGTAGCTGCCGTCGGAAAGCTTGCGGGAAGGCATGCATAGAATAAGGCCCTTGTTGCCCTCGATGATCTTCATATTCCTGACGACGAAGCAGTTGTCGAAGGTCACCGTGGCGAAAGCCTTCAACTTGTCCTCGTTGCGCAGATGAACTCGGATTTCCGTGATCTCCAAAGTGTCAACCATTACAGCAGGTAAGAAAAACCTTCCAGGGATAACCCTGCAGGCGCTTGAGCAGCCTGGCCCCCTCCTCATGGGAAGAGACGAATCCAAAGACCGAGGACCCGGAGCCGGACATCCTCACCCCCCTGGCCCCGAGCCGGCTCAATATGCGCCGCGCCCTCTCCACATGAGACAAGGCCGGCACCGCCGCCTGTTCCAAACGGTTGAACAGGAGGGATTCCCAGTCTTGCAAAGGCCTTTCCCGCTTGAGACTGCCGATGAGTTTATCAAGATGGGAAAGCCTTGTCAACACGTCGCAACGGGAGGGCTTGGGCAAAGCTTTATAGGACTCGGCCGTGGAAATCCCCACTTCGGGGTAGACCAGGACCATGTAGGGAAGGGGTCCCGCCACCCGGATGGGCTTCAAACGGTCCCCGATTCCCGTGCCCAGGCAAAACGGGGCGGGATGGAGGAAAAAAGGAACGTCGGCCCCGAGGCGCGCGCCCAGGGCCCTGAGCCTGGCCTTCTTGCGCGCGTCGAGTTTGATCTCGAAGAGCTTGGCCAGGCCCAGAAGAGTCCCGGCCGCGTCCGAGGAACCGCCCCCGAGTCCGGCCCCGACCGGGATGCGCTTGACGAGATGGATTTTAACCCCCCGGCCGACCCGGAAGGCGCGCAGGAAAGCCTGGGCCGCCCGCCAGACCAGGTTCTCGGGACCCGCCGAAACCGCGCCGCCCGTCACGTTACGGTCCCCCTCCACGGTGAGCTCGATGCCGGGCCTGGGCCCGATCGAGAGGTCGAGCACGTCGTAGAGGTTGATCTTGGCGAAAAGCGTGGCCAAGCGGTGGTAGCCGTCTGAACGCTTTCCCGTCACTTCGAGGAATAAATTGATCTTAGCGGGGCATTGGACTTTCATGTTCGATATTGGCACTTTCCCAAGAGAGGCTCATGGAAAGACCCTGGCCGCGCACGGTCAGGCGGCGCGGCACCAGGCGGCCCCTCACGAAATCGAACTCGTCCAGGGACAGCTCGTAGCGCCCCTCTTTGGGCTTGACCGAGACCGCGCGCGCCCCCGCTGAATCCAAGACCAGGACATGGCCCGCGGTCTCGACCTCGCGCCTTCTCCAGCCCTTATGGTAGCGCGCCGGCCGCTCCTGGAATAAGGCCCCGGAAAGATAATCGCGCATCAGGTCGAAGGTCTGGGAAGCCGCGTCCAGGACTTCCTCGGACCTCACCCCCTCGAGGTTCAGGGGATCCATGGAGAAGCTGTCGCGACCCGCCCGAATGCGGAAAAGCGGGATGTAGAGGGGGCCGAGGAGGTCCAAGGACAAGTCCTGGCCGCCGCTGAAGGTGATTATGCCCTTGTAAGAAAAAGCCTTGCGCCCGGCCCGGACCTCGAAAGCGCAGAGGGCGCTCAGCCTCGACAGCCCGCCCTGGGCGCGGGAAAGATAATCCAAATAGAAACCGCCCAGCTCTTCAGGGCTGAAGCCTTTCCCAATGGCTTCAGCCCTATCGCCGGCCCGGGCCGCCCCATGAAGCTGGGCCTTCTTGAACGTGAACCAGGCAGAGGGCTTCTGCCCCAGGGCTGAATAGACGGCCCCGAGATGCTCCCAGATATTCTCGTCCTGGGGAAGCTTCTCCAAAGCCTGAAGAAGCTCCCCCAAGGACTGCTGCAGGCGGCCCTGCTTGAAGTGAACCCATCCCAGGGAGTCGAGATACGCGCCGCTCTGGGGCTCCAAGCGCGCGGCTTGCGCCACCAAGGCCTCGGCCTCCTCGAGGCGCAGGCCCCGGTCGGCCAAGGAATACCCCAGGTAGTTGAGCGCGAAAGCGTCATCCGGCTTGCTCTCGAGCAATATCCTAAACTGCTGCTCGGCCCGGGCCACATCCCCGCTTCTCTCCAAAAGCATGCCCAACTGGTAGCGGGCCTCGCGGAAATCGGGTTTGAGCTCCAAGACCTTGCCGAGCATGCGCGCGGCCTTGGACTCCTCCTTGACGTCAATGAGGCCCAGGGCCAGGAAATACGCGACCTGGTCGTTGTTGGGCCAACGGGCCAGGGCCTGCTCGAGCTCGGCCACGGCCTCCTTGAGCCGCCCAGCCTGGGTCAAGTAATAGCCGAGCCTCAGGACCAAGGAGGAGTCATCCTTGAGGGCCTTGCTCGCCTTGACGCAGGAAATCGCCTGGGCATAATCCCCGCGCCTCTCCGCCTCCAGGGCCAGCCAGTGGTTGGCCAGGGGATCTCCCGGCTCCAAGGCCTTGGCCGCCTCGAAGCGGACCTTGGCCTGCGCCCAATCGCCCTTGAGGAAATAGAGCTGGCCCACGTGGTCGATCAAGCCGACGTTCTGGGGCTCGAACTTGAGAATTGCCTGGTACTGCGCCAAGGCCGAGTCCGTGGACTTGCTCGCCTCATAGGCGTGAGCCAAGGCATAGCGCATCGGGATCGAGTCTATGTCGGGATCGAGGGAGATGGCCGTCCTCAAATGCTCCTCGGCTTGAGGTATGCGCCCCACCCCAAGCTCGATCTTGGCGATCTCGAAATGGGCCTCAGGGGCCTGGGCGGGATTCTGCTTGAGGAAGGTCTCTAGCAGGCCCTTGGCCTTCTTGGGATCCTTGGCCGCGATGAGGCTGCCCAAGGAGAAAATGGAGTCGCTGGATTTCGGATCGAGCTTCAGGGCCTTCTCGAAGTAGGCCTGGGCCGATGAAAGGTCACCCTCCGCCCAAGCCACCTTGCCCATCAGTAGGTGGGACTGGGCCTGGCGCGGCTCGAGCTCTAGGGCCCTGCGGGCCCAGGGTTTGGCCTTGCCGAGATCCCCCAGTTCCAGGGCCAACTCCACGGCCTGGCGCGCGACATAGGCCGAGCCCGGATCAAGAGACAGAGCCTGGTCATAGGCCTCGAGGGCTTGGGCTCCCTCGCCACGCCTCTCCAAAAGGATCGCGCGCAGATACTGCCGCTGCGCGGCCTGGGCCTTCTCGGAGGAAGGCTGGTCCGCCCCGGCCGGAAGGCGGCACAAGACCATGACGGCAGCCAGAAGCACGAATTTGGGTTTCAAGGAAGGGCCAAGTCCATTAGGATAGCGTCGGAACCGTCATTATAGAACTTTGCCCGGCGGCCCACAACCCTGAAGCCGAACCCGCGGTACAACCTCAAGGCCCGCTCGTTCTTCGCACTGGCCTCGAGACTTATCTTCTTCAAGCCACGGCCGCGGCACAACTCGATCAAATGGCCCAGGAGCAGACGCCCGAGCCCTTGCCCGGCCGCCTCCGGCGCCACGGCCAAGGTCGTGACCTGGGCCTCTGGCGGCAGGATCCAGAGCCCGGCGTAGCCCCGAACCAGCCCGCCAAGCTCCAAGACCACGAAATAGGAACGCTCGAAATCAAGCTCCCTCTGAAATTGCTCCCGGCTCCAGCCCGGCGTGGTGGGCCAGCGCTTCTCTATTTCGAAAAGGGCTTCGATGTCCTGGGGCCTGGCCGGCCTAACGCTTGGCTTCATAGCCGGCCGGCTTGAGGTAGAGAGGCTCGAATTTGGGGAGCTTCTTGGCGGAAAGATGAAATAGGGCGGGCTCCAGAAGGTCGCGGGCGCGGATCGGGAACTCGACCAGGACCCATCCCCCCTTCTGGAGGTCCCGGAAGGACTTCTCCCACTCTGGCCGGCGCAGCCACGCGGGCTCCCCGGCGGGGAGCGGGACGCCGCCTGAGCGCTGGAAAAGCTGGTGGAATTTTTCCTCCCGAAAGCCCGGCGCGACCGCGCAGAGGCGCTCCGCGCAGGATTTGAAGGCGATGGCCTCCAGGCGCGAAACCGCCACGGCCGGGATTCCCATTTGGGCCGCGGCCACTGCGGCATAGGCCATCCCGACGCGGATGCCCGTGAATCGCCCGGGGCCGCTCGCGACGGCGATGGCGTCCAAATTCTTCAACACAAGCCCGGCTTTCTTGAGGATCTTTTCGACGCTCGGGATCAGTATCTCGTCCTGGCCCAGACGGCAGGAGCGCTCCAAAGTCAAGATATCTTCCCCCGACTTGAGCGCGAGACTCAAGGCGTCCGCCGTCGTATTTATGGCGAGAAGATTCCGAACGTTCATTGCTCTCTTGCAATCCACTTGCATAAATTATGCAGTATGACTGCAAATAAGTCGACGGGCAGCACGACCTACCCTAAGGCCTTTTTTAAACTCCTTCAGGAGAAAGCTCGAGCGCGGCCCCAGCGAGCGCAGGGAAAGCCTGCGGCCCCTACCTCCCCGCTCGTGCGAGAACCGGATCTCGAGCCTGTCGGCCGGATAGTAGGCCAGCCCAGCCTCGGGCCACTCGATGACGCAGACCCCCTGAGGATCGCTCAAGCAATCCTCGATGCCGATGTCTCCAGTTTCCTTGGAACCCACCCGGTACAGATCCAGATGGTGGAGGTTCCATTTTTTCCCCTGATAAAGACGCATGAGGCCGAAGGTCGGGCTCATCACTCTGGCTCTGCAGCCCATACCCCGAGCCAGCCCCGAGGTAAAGGTGGTCTTTCCGCTTCCGAGGTCGCCGTAGAGACAGACCAAGTCGAGTCCGGCAAGAATACGGCCGAGGCGCAAGCCGAGGGCCTGAGTTTCCTCCGGAGTTGTGGACTTGAAAAAAACTCGCACCGCAAAAATATATCATTTACTCTGCTCTTTTTTGGCCAAATCCCGGAAGGCCTGGGGGAGGTAGGAAATCACGTCCTCGGCCGTCATGGCCCAGGCGGAAAGATCCTTCTCGGCCAAGTCCCCGGCCCGTCCATGCAGCCAGCAGCCCAGAGCCGCCGGCCAAAACGGCCCTTTTTCAGCGAAGCGCCCCGAGGCCAGGCTCTGGGCCCAAAGCCCCGCGATGAGCCCGGCCAAAACATCCCCCGAGCCGCCCTTGGCCAGGCCCGGCCCGCCGGTAGGGTTGCGATGGACCTTCACGCCGTCCGTAATCAGCGTCCCGCGCCCCTTGAGCACCACGACCCCGCCCCACCGGCGAACCAGCGCGCGCGCGGATTTTCCCCTGTCCCGGGACACGTCTTCGGTCCCGCGTCCGAGGCAGCGCGCCATTTCCCCTGGATGTGGCGTGAAGACATAGGGGCTGCCGCGCCGGCGCAGGAGCTCGCGCACGCCAGGGGCCTCCTGGACCGCCAAAAGTCCCAGGGCGTCGGCGTCCAAGACCGCAGGAAGGCGGATTTTCTCGAGAGCGAGGAGCAGGAACCGCGCCGTGTCGGGATGAAGCGAGATTCCCGGGCCGATCAGCATGACCGCCAAGCGCTTGCGCGCGCAAAATTCAGCCATAACCCCGGCGGCCTCGGGCTTCAGCGTCCCCTCGGCGTTTTCGGGAAGCCCCAAAGTCATCGCGCCGAGAACGCGCGGCGCAAGCCCCGCCTGAAGGCCTTCCGGCACCGCCAAGGTGACAAGACCCGCCCCGGATCGCAGCGCGGACTGGGCCGCCAGCCCTGCCGCGCCCGCCATGCCCCGAGACCCCGCCACGATGAGGACATGCCCGAAGACCCCCTTATGGTCGCCCGGCCTGCGCCTTATCAGCGCTTCTTTGGTGCCAGTCATTTACATTGTTAACTTACTTAACATCCTGGGAGGCCGCGGCGCCGCCCGCCGGTCCTGGAGGGACAGCTGCCACCAGCCGACGTCGTGCCATCGGCCCAATTTATAGCCGACCGAGTCATAGATTCCGACGGGCCGCATCCCCATGGATTCATGGAGAGCCACGTTGGCGGGGTTAGGAAGAGCGAGGCCGGCATACGCCGCGTACAACCCCTGCGCTCTCAGAATTTTGAACAACTCAACGTAAAGCCGGCGGCCTATGCCGATACCGCGACAGCCCTCCCGCACATAAACGGCCAAGTCCACGGCCCATTGATAGGCCGCGCGGTCGCGATGGCGACTGGCATAGGCATAGCCACGAATTTTCCCGGCTTCCTCTTCGACAAGCCATGGATACTGAGGAAGGATAGTGGAAATTCGCCGCTTCATTTCCGCCGCCGATGGCGGAGACACTTCGAAGGATATCGCCGTCTTGATGACTATCGGCGCGTAAATGGCGCGAATTTGCTGAGCGTCCAACTTGGTTGCAAGCCGTATGCGGCCCATTTGCGTATTTTAACTTATTCACAAAACCTCGCCGCGAAGTTCGGTGGACAAGTCTCACCCTGAAACAGCCTATCTTGTCTTTATGGCGGCGGCGAGGGCGTAATGTTCGCTATGGGAAAGAGAGAGCTTAAAGCCCCGGGCGGGCTTGCCCTTGATGAGAACCCCCGGCTTGCCGCGGGCGTCGCGGTCCACGGAAATGTCCTTGAGGCTCACCCCGTCCGTTCCCAAGGCCTTCCAGACCGCCTCCTTGGCCGCGAAGCGCACGGCGAAGTGCTGCCAGGGATTTTTCTTGGCCCGGCAATAGGAGATTTCCTCGCGCGTAAAAACGCGGGTCAGGAATCTCGGCGTGCGGCGGGCAAGCTTGCGTATGCGCTCGATCTCTACGATATCCACGCCCAGCTCAAATTTATTCAACGGTGACGCTCTTGGCCAGATTCCGGGGCTGGTCCACGTCGCAGCCGCGCAGGTCGGCGATGTGGTAGGCCAGAAGCTGCAGGGGAATGATGTTGACGATGGGCGACAATATTTCGGGAACCGCGGGCACGGTCAGGACATGGTCGGCGCCCTTGAGCTTGGGATCCCCCTCAGTCATGAGGGCGATGAGCTGGGCGCCGCGAGCCTTGACCTCCTCGAAGCTGCCGATCATCTTTTCGAAAAGCCGGGAGCGAGTGACGATGGCCACCACGGGCATCTCGCTATCTATGAGCGCGATGGGGCCGTGCTTGAGCTCGCCCGCGGCGTAGCCCTCGGCGTGGATGTAGGATATCTCCTTGAGCTTGAGGGCCCCCTCGAGGGCGATGGCGTAATTGACGTATCTCCCAATGAAGAGGAAATGGTCCTTCTGGCTGAACTTCTTGGCGATCTCCGCGATGGCGGGGTCGAGTTCCAGGGCCTTGCGGATGTAGCCGGGCACCTTGATGAGCTCATCGACGAAGGCCTTGCCCTCTGCATCGGAGAGCGCGCCGCGGACCATGGAGAAATGCAGGGCGAAAAGGATGAGGGCCGTGAGCTGCCCCGTGAAGGCCTTGGTCGAGGCCACGCCGAACTCCGGGCCGCAGTGGGTGTAGAGTTGAAAGTCCGCCGCCCGGGCGATGGAGGAGCCCACTGTGTTGCAGACCGCCAGGACCTTAGCGCCTTTTTCCTTGGAAAGCCGCACCGCAGCCAAGGTGTCGGCGGTCTCTCCGGACTGGCTCACCGCAATGACTAGGTCCTCGGGGCCCAAGGTGGTCTCGCGATAGCGAAACTCCGAGGCCGTCTCCACGTGCACGCCCACGCCGGCCAACTTCTCGATCCAGTATTTGCCGATCAAGCAGGAGTGATAGGCCGTGCCGCAGGCCACCATGAATATCTGGCGGACCTTCTTCAACGCCTCCAGGTCCATACCGAGCTCGCGCTCGAGCAGGCCCTCCCTCAGCGGGAAAAGGCGGCCGCGCATGGTGTCCTCGCAGGCCTTGGACTGCTCATAGATTTCCTTGAGCATGTAGTGCCGGTACCCGGCCTTCTCGGCCATGGCCCGGTCCCATTGGATATGGGTGGGGGTTTTCTCAATTTTCTTGCCCGAGAGGCTAAAGAAGGTGCAGCGGTCGGCCCGAAGCACCGCCATCTCCCCATCCTCGAGAAACACCGCCCGGCGCGTGTGGTCCATGAAGGCCGGCACGTCCGAGGCAAGGAAATTCTCCCCTTGGCCGAGCCCGATGATGAGCGGGGAGGCGGTCTTGGCCGCAATGATGACCTGGGGCGTCTGGGACCAAAGCACGGCCAAAGCATAGGCCCCGCGCACCTCGCCCAGGGCCAGGCGCACGGCCTCAAATAGCAGCGGTTCCCGCAAGTCGGGAACCGCTGCCAGGGTGGGTCCTTTTAAACTCCTGATCTTTTCCTCGATCAAATGGGCCACGACCTCGGTGTCGGTCTCGGACTCAAAAACGTGCCCGGCGGCGATGAGAAACTGCTTTAAGTCCAGGTAATTCTCGATGATCCCGTTGTGGATGACCACCAGGTCCTTGGAGCAGTCGGCGTGGGGATGGGCGTTCTCCTCGGAGGGCTTGCCGTGAGTGGCCCAGCGTGTGTGGCCCAGGGCCACAAAGCCCTTGAGCGGGGATTCCTTGACCACGGCCTCAAGGCTGGCGATTTTGCCGGGAGCCCGGCAGCGCAGGATCTCTCCGACGCCAGCCACCGCGACCCCGGCCGAGTCGTAGCCGCGGTACTCGAGCCTCTTCAAGCCCTCCATGAGGAAGGGCAAGGCCTGCTTATTGCCCGCGTACCCGACGATCCCGCACATCGGGGACAGTATACCTAATTCGGTGACAGTTACTTAATTCCCCGAGTGTCTAAGAACGGAGGAACTTGAGCAATTCCGAGACCATACCACCAGCGGCCGACCGCTGGGCGATGATGGGTTCGTATCGAAACTGGAAAACGCGCTCGGCAGACCTTTCAAAAAGGGCAAACCCGGGCCAAAGTCAATCCAAGGACCCGTTTCGGTAATTCGGTAACTGTCACCGAATTACGAAATCAGGTTTTTCATCTCGGAGACGGCGGACTTGAGCCCGACGAAGACGGCGCGGGCGATGATGGAGAAGCCAATATTCAAGGCCGAGAGGTGGGGAATGCGGGCCACGGCTTCCACGTTGTGGTAGTCGAGGCCGTGCCCGGCGTGGAGGCTCAAGCCCAGCTCCTGGGCCAGATACCCGGCCAGTTCCAACCGCTCGAGCTCGTCCTGGACCTTGCCCCGGCCGCGGGCCTGGCAATAGGACGTGGTGCAGAGCTCCACGGTGTCTGCGCCCAACTTTTTGGCCGCGCGCACGCTGCCGGCCTCGGGGTCGATGAAAAGGCTCACCTCGATGCCGGCCTTCTTGAGGGCGGCGATGGCCTTGCCCAACCGCCTTTGCTCCGCCTCCAGGTTCAGGCCGCCCTCCGTGGTAATCTCGCGCGGGCGCTCCGGCACCAGGCAGACGGAATCGGGCTTGGCCTTGAGCGCGATGGCCGTCATCTCCGGAACGCTGGACAGCTCGAGGTGGATGTCGCCCTTCAGGCGGCAAAGTTTCATCAAGTCCTCATCCTGGACATGGCGTCGGTCCTGGCGCAGGTGCGCCACGATCATGTCCGCGCCGGATCGCAGGCAGACCAAAGCGGCGGCGACAGGATCGGGATCGATGTCGCGGCGCGCCTGCCTCAAGGTGGCGATGTGGTCTATGTTGACGCCCAATTTCACGCGATTGCCCATTTTCATCTTGGATTCCCCTTGCTTCCTGTTTCCTGCGCGTACGTCTGCGCCAAATCTTTGGCCATGGACTTGATCCGGGGCTGGCTC
The window above is part of the Elusimicrobiota bacterium genome. Proteins encoded here:
- the tsaB gene encoding tRNA (adenosine(37)-N6)-threonylcarbamoyltransferase complex dimerization subunit type 1 TsaB, which gives rise to MNVRNLLAINTTADALSLALKSGEDILTLERSCRLGQDEILIPSVEKILKKAGLVLKNLDAIAVASGPGRFTGIRVGMAYAAVAAAQMGIPAVAVSRLEAIAFKSCAERLCAVAPGFREEKFHQLFQRSGGVPLPAGEPAWLRRPEWEKSFRDLQKGGWVLVEFPIRARDLLEPALFHLSAKKLPKFEPLYLKPAGYEAKR
- the tsaE gene encoding tRNA (adenosine(37)-N6)-threonylcarbamoyltransferase complex ATPase subunit type 1 TsaE, whose translation is MRVFFKSTTPEETQALGLRLGRILAGLDLVCLYGDLGSGKTTFTSGLARGMGCRARVMSPTFGLMRLYQGKKWNLHHLDLYRVGSKETGDIGIEDCLSDPQGVCVIEWPEAGLAYYPADRLEIRFSHERGGRGRRLSLRSLGPRSSFLLKEFKKGLRVGRAARRLICSHTA
- a CDS encoding NAD(P)H-hydrate dehydratase; the encoded protein is MTGTKEALIRRRPGDHKGVFGHVLIVAGSRGMAGAAGLAAQSALRSGAGLVTLAVPEGLQAGLAPRVLGAMTLGLPENAEGTLKPEAAGVMAEFCARKRLAVMLIGPGISLHPDTARFLLLALEKIRLPAVLDADALGLLAVQEAPGVRELLRRRGSPYVFTPHPGEMARCLGRGTEDVSRDRGKSARALVRRWGGVVVLKGRGTLITDGVKVHRNPTGGPGLAKGGSGDVLAGLIAGLWAQSLASGRFAEKGPFWPAALGCWLHGRAGDLAEKDLSAWAMTAEDVISYLPQAFRDLAKKEQSK
- a CDS encoding N-acetyltransferase codes for the protein MGRIRLATKLDAQQIRAIYAPIVIKTAISFEVSPPSAAEMKRRISTILPQYPWLVEEEAGKIRGYAYASRHRDRAAYQWAVDLAVYVREGCRGIGIGRRLYVELFKILRAQGLYAAYAGLALPNPANVALHESMGMRPVGIYDSVGYKLGRWHDVGWWQLSLQDRRAAPRPPRMLSKLTM
- the acpS gene encoding holo-ACP synthase is translated as MGVDIVEIERIRKLARRTPRFLTRVFTREEISYCRAKKNPWQHFAVRFAAKEAVWKALGTDGVSLKDISVDRDARGKPGVLIKGKPARGFKLSLSHSEHYALAAAIKTR
- the glmS gene encoding glutamine--fructose-6-phosphate transaminase (isomerizing), which produces MCGIVGYAGNKQALPFLMEGLKRLEYRGYDSAGVAVAGVGEILRCRAPGKIASLEAVVKESPLKGFVALGHTRWATHGKPSEENAHPHADCSKDLVVIHNGIIENYLDLKQFLIAAGHVFESETDTEVVAHLIEEKIRSLKGPTLAAVPDLREPLLFEAVRLALGEVRGAYALAVLWSQTPQVIIAAKTASPLIIGLGQGENFLASDVPAFMDHTRRAVFLEDGEMAVLRADRCTFFSLSGKKIEKTPTHIQWDRAMAEKAGYRHYMLKEIYEQSKACEDTMRGRLFPLREGLLERELGMDLEALKKVRQIFMVACGTAYHSCLIGKYWIEKLAGVGVHVETASEFRYRETTLGPEDLVIAVSQSGETADTLAAVRLSKEKGAKVLAVCNTVGSSIARAADFQLYTHCGPEFGVASTKAFTGQLTALILFALHFSMVRGALSDAEGKAFVDELIKVPGYIRKALELDPAIAEIAKKFSQKDHFLFIGRYVNYAIALEGALKLKEISYIHAEGYAAGELKHGPIALIDSEMPVVAIVTRSRLFEKMIGSFEEVKARGAQLIALMTEGDPKLKGADHVLTVPAVPEILSPIVNIIPLQLLAYHIADLRGCDVDQPRNLAKSVTVE
- a CDS encoding pyridoxine 5'-phosphate synthase; translated protein: MGNRVKLGVNIDHIATLRQARRDIDPDPVAAALVCLRSGADMIVAHLRQDRRHVQDEDLMKLCRLKGDIHLELSSVPEMTAIALKAKPDSVCLVPERPREITTEGGLNLEAEQRRLGKAIAALKKAGIEVSLFIDPEAGSVRAAKKLGADTVELCTTSYCQARGRGKVQDELERLELAGYLAQELGLSLHAGHGLDYHNVEAVARIPHLSALNIGFSIIARAVFVGLKSAVSEMKNLIS